Part of the Elusimicrobiota bacterium genome is shown below.
TCACGACGATTTCATCGTGGTTGAAATCGATAAATAGCCCCATTTCTCGTCGAAAACCGCATTTTTCCCGTCGAAAACACTCCTGAGTGATCCTGCTCAAAAAGTGCCCCCATTTCGCAACTGTCTCCAAATTTCTTAATTCAAAATTAACCAAACCTTAATGAAATCTTAATCTCACTTGTGACAAAATAGACCCAGCAATTAAACAGATTTCAATTGTTAGATCGGTTTTTTGGGGGTCGGATTTGGTTAGGGGTCCGACCCCCTATTTTTTTCCCCGAAGCATTTTGATTACTTAACGAATTCTTCTTTTTTGAACCACAACTTCACTTCTCGATCTGCTTCAAGAGGGTTCGCTGAAGCATGTATCACATTTTCAAAAACGCCGGCCGTGGTGATGCGGCCAAACATGCCTCGAATGGTATCGGTTTTGGCTTTTTCTGGATTTGTTTCACCCGCCAATGCGCGGATTTTTTGAATGGCATCCTCTCCTCGGTACACAAGCGCCATCACCGGGACGTTTCCTCCATGGAGTTTTCCAGTGATGTATTCAATGAGTTGGGGGAAAAAAGGTTTTCCGACATGATCGACATAATGATCGTTGGCCAATTTCTCGCTCACCAGCATCAAGCGTCCTGCCACCAATGAAAGTTTGGCTTCATCAAGTTTGGCCAGAACCTGGCCAGTCAGGTTGCGTTTAACGGCGTCGGGTTTAATAAGAACAAGTGTGTCTTGAACAGACATGAATATCCTCCAGAATTTATTTCAACGAAGGGCGGGATACTAGCAATTCGAGGAGGATTCTTTATCGAGGGGGTTGGGGGTGGGGCGATCAAACCGCGGGGCCGGAGAAATTTTTCCTTCAAAAGCGGTGGGGATCGGTCCCTGATAATACTTGTGGAAGCGTTTTAAAATATCGAGTGCCTCATCATTGGGATTGCTGATCTCGCAGAATGTGACGAGTTGTTGCAGCGTATAGGGTTGGAGGACGACAAGATCAGCCGCTTCTAGTTTTTCCAAATGTTCGACCAGATGGATTTTTATGAAGTTGGTCAAACTCATTTTCATAAGGGCTTCTGCGCAGATGGGATCAAAATGACCACCCGCTTCCCGTTTGATGATGGCAAGGGCATTTTGAATCGACATGGCATTTCGGTAATGGCGTTTGGATGTGATGGCATCAAGAACGTCTGCAACCGCCAGTATGCGCGCTCCCAATGGGATGGCGGTCCCTTTGAGTCCACGAGGATATCCATTTCCATCAAACCGTTCATGATGCCCTGAAGCGATGGCAGGCACATCAATGAGGCCACTTCGAAATTTAAATTTAGACAACAGACTAAATGTTCCATTGGCGTGGGTTTGGATCTCATGATATTCGTCGGCGGTTAAAGAGCCTTCCTTTCTCAAAATATGTTCCTTAATTTCAATTTTCCCCAAATCATGCATGAGCCCAGCATAACGTAACTTTTCTAACTCTTCATTATGAAGCTTCAGGGCTTTTCCCACTTCAATGGCATATTCGGTGACGCGAAAGGAATGACTGGCAGTAAGAGGGTCCCTTTGGTCGATAGCAATTGAAAGGACCTCCAGTGTCGATTCAAAATTCTTTTTAAGTTCCTCATAAAAACTTAAGGTGATTTGGTGCGCTTCCTCAAGTTGCGCGGTTCTCTCTTTAACTTTTCTCTCAAGATTGACGTTCCATTCCATCAAAGCCGCACCCATGGCCTTGTTTTCTTCGATAAGCCTCTGATGTTCGATGGCCTGATTTAATAGAGATTTGATTTGTTCAATATTGGCAGGCTTGAGCAAATAGGCGGTGGCGCCACAGTTCAGCGCGTCAATAGCAAAATCAGTTTCGGCGTAACCCGTCATCATGATGACGGTCAGCTCAGGCATTTTTCCTTTGATTGACTTAAGTACATCAATGCCCGTCATGTCTGGCATTTTAATGTCCAAAAGTGCGGCTGCAAAATCATTGGACTCCGCGGCGTTTAAGGCAGCCAGACCGCAGTCGGCAGAGACCACTTGGAATCCCGCTGTTTTTAAAATGCTTTCCAGGGTGACACGTTGCCCTTTGTTGTCGTCCACCAATAATATTCGGTTATTTATCATGATCATTCCTCCATATTGGTTTCAATTTTTAGTGGTAACCTGATGGTGAAATTGGTTCCTTTTCCAACCTGGCTTGTTACAAGTATTTGTCCGCCATGTTTTTCGACTATGTTTCGACTAATGGCCAGTCCCAATCCCGTTCCTGTGGTTTTGGTGGTGAAGAGAGGTTCAAAAATTTTAACCAAGTGGGACGGATCAATTCCGGCTCCGGTGTCTTCGAAACTTATGTCGATAAATTCTTGATTGGGCTTGTCCATTTGGGTGGTTTCAATGACAAAACCAGATTTGATTGTGAGAGTCCCTCCTTTGGGCATGGCTTGAATGGCGTTGGAAGAGATGTTGCAAAAAACTTGATTGAGACGGTCCGGGTCCACCATGGCTGAGGGAAGCCTTACGTCCAAATCCCATATCAGGGAAATATTTTCAGGAATTTTTATGATGTTGGGTAAATTCTCAAGGACATCATTGAGATGGGTTTTCCTGGGAACCAATTGAACCACGTGAGAATAATCCAACAGCTCTCCAATGATCACCACCGATGAGTCCACTTCACTTTCAGCCAGTTTGATGATGGTTTTCAGATGGGGGTCTGTTTCTAAGAGAGGATTTCCTTTTAATGCATTTTGGATGTAGTAAATGGCGTTTCGGATGGCGCCGAGCGGATTTTTGAGTTCATGCGCGACTCCAGCAGCCAATCGGCCAATGCTCGATAAACGTTCGCTTCGCACCAATTGATGGTATAAATCTTTTTCTTTTTGATTGGACAGCTTCAGGTCTGTTATATCTCGCATGATCGATTGCACGACGATTTGTCCTCCATAGGTAAGGATTTTCCCGGAATGCGCCGTTGAACGGATCAATCCATTTTTTCTAAGAATGGACATTTCTCTTTCTGAAAGGGTGTTACCGTTCATGAGACTCTTGAAGTCATTCATCAGCTGGTTGTGTTCCTGGGGATGACACAAGTCAAAAAGGGTCATTTTTAATAATTGGTCTTTGGAGTGCCCGGTGAGTTCAACCGCCGCTTGATTGACGTTAAAAATTATCCCGGAATTTGGATCGCTGATGAAAATTGGCAAATTCGATTGTTCGAACAAGTTTTGATAGCGGTCTTTTGTTAAATGAAGTTGTTGATGGGTGTTAAGAAGTTCAAGTGCCATGTCATTTTCTTCGTACACACTTAAATCTTTATGGCCATCTTTATTCCATTCCATCCTTGGTTGACCCATGAATCGGCAGGTGGTGTCTCCTTTTGTCAGGCAGTGTGTTTCTAAGAAATAAAGTGGAACCCCATTTTTCCAGCTGTTATATCCAGCGAGATATCCTGATATGAACCAACATTGACACCTTGATTTTCCAGCGTGGAAATACCTCAAATATTCGCTGGCCTCGATTGAATTTTTTAATTCAAAAATAAATTTTTCTGAATTTGGGTCCGATATTTCCACGAATTCTCCAAGATCCCTATGGGCGGATAGCGGTTCAGAATTTTTCATGGCTACAGATTGTCCACAAGACAGGCCCGCGCGTGTTAAAACTCCATTCGCCCGAGATTCTCCAATAGACCAAGCCAATTCTCGCCTTAAGCGACCCAGGAACTCGGGGAACAACGAGAAGGCAATCTGATTTTTTTGATCAAGAGCGGGAACTTCGATTTTCATGCAGGTACCAATAAGGCAATCACGGTGTCGTTGAGTTGGGGAACCGTTCTCTGGGTCCTTCTTATGAATAAATTTGTTGTTGAGAAGCCCAGGAGTGGAATGTTTGGAAGAAGATGACTGGCCGGAGCCAAATTATTTAGAGGGTTGGAAATGTTCGTCTGTTGATTGAAATCATATATCAAGAGGCCAAGACAAGGGGGAGCATCTTGCATATGGGCAGCGGCTTCCCGCAGCGCCGTCTTTGTGGCTTCTTGAAGGACCTCTTGATGTGATCCAAATGCGCCCACCGCCACTGATCCCAGCCCCCAAGGTGAATGAGAGAGAAATTCGATTCCCAACATACCGTGCTTAATTGTCCTATTGAGGCATATGAGGGGAGATTCACTTGGATTTGATGTGGATGTTCCTATCAGCCATGATTCAAGACCCAAATCAATTCCAAGGGTGTTGGCAACTTGAAGTTCAGCTTCTTGCAAGTTGTGGGTGAATACCAGGCATCCTCGATTGGAAAATTCTCGAAGCGCATTCCCCCGATGATGTCGAAAAGATGAGATCAAGGAAGTGCTGCCTCGCCATATTGCTTTGGAATCCATCTCTAAAG
Proteins encoded:
- the ndk gene encoding Nucleoside diphosphate kinase, coding for MSVQDTLVLIKPDAVKRNLTGQVLAKLDEAKLSLVAGRLMLVSEKLANDHYVDHVGKPFFPQLIEYITGKLHGGNVPVMALVYRGEDAIQKIRALAGETNPEKAKTDTIRGMFGRITTAGVFENVIHASANPLEADREVKLWFKKEEFVK
- the rssB_5 gene encoding Regulator of RpoS, translated to MIMINNRILLVDDNKGQRVTLESILKTAGFQVVSADCGLAALNAAESNDFAAALLDIKMPDMTGIDVLKSIKGKMPELTVIMMTGYAETDFAIDALNCGATAYLLKPANIEQIKSLLNQAIEHQRLIEENKAMGAALMEWNVNLERKVKERTAQLEEAHQITLSFYEELKKNFESTLEVLSIAIDQRDPLTASHSFRVTEYAIEVGKALKLHNEELEKLRYAGLMHDLGKIEIKEHILRKEGSLTADEYHEIQTHANGTFSLLSKFKFRSGLIDVPAIASGHHERFDGNGYPRGLKGTAIPLGARILAVADVLDAITSKRHYRNAMSIQNALAIIKREAGGHFDPICAEALMKMSLTNFIKIHLVEHLEKLEAADLVVLQPYTLQQLVTFCEISNPNDEALDILKRFHKYYQGPIPTAFEGKISPAPRFDRPTPNPLDKESSSNC
- the sasA_16 gene encoding Adaptive-response sensory-kinase SasA, with the protein product MKIEVPALDQKNQIAFSLFPEFLGRLRRELAWSIGESRANGVLTRAGLSCGQSVAMKNSEPLSAHRDLGEFVEISDPNSEKFIFELKNSIEASEYLRYFHAGKSRCQCWFISGYLAGYNSWKNGVPLYFLETHCLTKGDTTCRFMGQPRMEWNKDGHKDLSVYEENDMALELLNTHQQLHLTKDRYQNLFEQSNLPIFISDPNSGIIFNVNQAAVELTGHSKDQLLKMTLFDLCHPQEHNQLMNDFKSLMNGNTLSEREMSILRKNGLIRSTAHSGKILTYGGQIVVQSIMRDITDLKLSNQKEKDLYHQLVRSERLSSIGRLAAGVAHELKNPLGAIRNAIYYIQNALKGNPLLETDPHLKTIIKLAESEVDSSVVIIGELLDYSHVVQLVPRKTHLNDVLENLPNIIKIPENISLIWDLDVRLPSAMVDPDRLNQVFCNISSNAIQAMPKGGTLTIKSGFVIETTQMDKPNQEFIDISFEDTGAGIDPSHLVKIFEPLFTTKTTGTGLGLAISRNIVEKHGGQILVTSQVGKGTNFTIRLPLKIETNMEE